A stretch of the Esox lucius isolate fEsoLuc1 chromosome 2, fEsoLuc1.pri, whole genome shotgun sequence genome encodes the following:
- the LOC105025976 gene encoding zinc finger protein 501-like: MSNCQGKVSYLNIFVFSSVTLATPLTAVAVEISVAVEKAFLEYQDEISRSKEENQRLQRLLDSVFNPDLKLHKAEPPQLTLTVSGDEVPSDQQHSERDWSDQEDTEFFISCVESDSDPDSSQVSHLYQTGKTAAEEIQTKSEGDDGVSESTSAAPLTQIKPLKIKRTLLKKGQSSYVCDEGKTISKLNEPPTARTRKRSYSCNECTATYDRPCHLETHKRTHTGEKPYECTDCGKRFNRKHCLHVHMLTHTGEKPYCCHYCGKCFALNTRLIDHLRIHTGEKPYKCPFCARCFTFPSHLSRHKKLHTGERPFQCNVCGKCYTRKEHLTDHMRSHTGTKPYSCKQCGKSYALQGNLRLHMASHTGGKLCKCPVCGLGVLNLSRHMQVHTGEKPHQCQDCGKCFNRKEKLTEHLRTHTGEKPYRCQNCGECFRLNVTLKKHMATHTAAVSPTP, translated from the exons ATGTCTAATTGCCAGGGGAAAGTTTCTTACCTCAATATTTTTGTCTTCTCGTCAGTAACGCTTGCTACTCC ATTAACAGCAGTGGCCGTAGAGATCTCAGTGGCAGTGGAAAAGGCGTTTTTAGAGTACCAAGACGAGATCTCTCGTTCAAAGGAGGAGAATCAACGACTGCAGAGGCTGCTGGATTCTGTTTTTAATCCAGATTTAAAATTGCATAAAGCAG AACCCCCCCAGCTAACTCTTACTGTCTCAGGAGATGAGGTCCCGTCTGACCAGCAGCACTCTGAACGGGACTGGAGTGATCAAGAAGACACAGAGTTCTTCATCTCCTGTGTTGAGAGTGACAGTGATCCAGACTCATCCCAAGTCTCACATCTTTACCAAACTGGAAAGACTGCTGCGGAAGAGATTCAGACGAAATCTGAAGGGGATGATGGTGTATCAGAATCCACCAGTGCCGCTCCCCTCACACAGATAAAGCCTCTCAAAATAAAGAGGACACTGTTAAAGAAAGGACAAAGCTCATATGTCTGCGATGAAGGCAAGACAATAAGTAAACTGAATGAGCCACCAACTGCTCGAACCAGGAAGAGGTCCTACAGCTGTAATGAGTGCACAGCAACCTATGACAGACCATGTCATCTGGAAACACACAAGAGGACTCACACAGGTGAAAAACCATATGAGTGCACAGACTGTGGCAAACGCTTTAACCGCAAGCATTGCCTGCACGTCCACATGTTAACtcacacaggggagaaaccGTACTGTTGCCATTACTGTGGCAAATGCTTCGCTCTGAACACAAGGCTGATAGATCACCTGAGGATccacacaggggagaaaccGTACAAATGCCCATTCTGTGCCAGGTGCTTCACATTTCCATCTCACCTAAGTCGTCACAAGAAGCTCCACACAGGGGAGAGACCGTTCCAATGCAACGTATGTGGAAAATGCTACACACGGAAGGAGCATCTGACTGACCACATGCGATCCCACACTGGAACGAAACCATACAGCTGCAAGCAGTGTGGCAAGAGCTACGCACTACAAGGAAACCTGCGATTGCACATGGCAAGTCACACAGGGGGGAAATTATGCAAGTGCCCCGTGTGTGGACTAGGGGTTCTAAATCTAAGTCGCCACATGCAAGTGCATACAGGGGAGAAACCGCACCAGTGCCAAGATTGTGGGAAGTGCTTCAACCGAAAGGAAAAACTGACCGAGCACCTAAGGACTCACACGGGAGAAAAACCGTATCGCTGTCAAAATTGCGGCGAATGCTTTAGGCTTAATGTAACCCTGAAAAAACACATGGCAACACACACTGCTGCAGTGAGTCCTACTCCATGA
- the LOC117592902 gene encoding uncharacterized protein LOC117592902, producing the protein MAALEPYADLIKDLFETGKTHVEISTTLQQMGVQRCSEISVRRFCVQHNLKRKRHVSDTELERAVVGSIYETGPSYGRKFMTGYLSSMGVHAGECRVGKILREIHQPYHEFRRQGARNLNPIPYHAEYMGHKIHMDQNEKLVMFGVTHVVAVDGYSGKIVANATMPVKNNLVIYEEVYRSAVVNHGMWDQLRVDHGREFYMCLYMQEMLSRHRHNPSRPPYLQTTSTRNLRVERIWPEVNNRVNYPLKQALVHLLDQEVLNMEDNMTKFCISNLTCQLSQIGLGRVVQSWNAHRIPGRGIPNELAAGDCPAKISEELLPNASVVANIFVNE; encoded by the exons ATGGCCGCACTGGAACCATATGCTGATTTAATTAAAGATTTATTTGAAACTGGCAAGACACATGTAGAGATTTCCACAACGCTGCAGCAGATGGGTGTCCAGCGATGTTCTGAAATAAGTGTGAGAAGATTCTGTGTTCAGCACAACCTTAAGCGAAAAAGACATGTATCGGACACAGAACTGGAGAGGGCTGTGGTTGGATCAATATATGaa ACGGGCCCATCTTATGGCCGCAAGTTCATGACTGGATATCTGTCTTCAATGGGAGTGCATGCAGGAGAATGTCGAGTTGGGAAAATCCTCAGAGAGATTCATCAGCCATACCACGAATTCCGACGTCAG GGTGCTCGTAATCTAAATCCCATCCCGTATCATGCGGAATATATGGGCCATAAAATTCACATGGACCAAAACGAGAAGCTTGTGATGTTTGGAGTGACACACGTCGTGGCAGTTGATGGCTACAGCGGCAAAATTGTTGCCAATGCCACCATGCCAGTGAAAAACAACCTTGTGATTTATGAGGAAGTTTACAg ATCTGCAGTGGTTAACCATGGGATGTGGGACCAACTCAGGGTCGACCATGGCAGGGAGTTTTACATGTGCTTGTACATGCAAGAGATGCTGTCAAGACATAGACACAACCCTAGCAGGCCACCATACCttcaaacaacatcaacaagg AATCTTCGAGTGGAAAGGATTTGGCCCGAGGTGAACAATCGCGTTAACTACCCATTGAAACAGGCCCTGGTACACCTGCTGGACCAAGAAGTCCTCAACATGGAGGACAATATGACTAAATTCTGCATTTCAAACCTGACATGTCAATTAAGCCAAATTGGACTAGGCAGAGTGGTGCAATCGTGGAATGCACACAGGATCCCAG GACGTGGGATACCCAATGAACTTGCAGCAGGTGACTGTCCAGCTAAAATCTCTGAAGAGCTGCTGCCCAATGCCTCTGTTGTGGCAAACAT ATTCGTAAACGAATAA